From Microbacterium invictum, the proteins below share one genomic window:
- the bcp gene encoding thioredoxin-dependent thiol peroxidase, which produces MPLQTGSPAPDFTLPDQDGRDVRLSDLRGGRVILFFYPAAMTPGCTTEACDFRDSLAPLQAAGYTVLGISRDAPAKQREFRERDGLTYDLLSDPDHAVHLAYGAWGEKMNYGKKIEGVIRSTVVIDEDGAIAHALTNVKATGHVARLRRLLEV; this is translated from the coding sequence ATGCCTCTTCAGACCGGATCGCCTGCCCCCGACTTCACCCTGCCCGACCAGGACGGCCGTGACGTGCGGCTCAGCGACCTGCGCGGCGGACGCGTCATCCTGTTCTTCTACCCGGCGGCGATGACCCCCGGGTGCACGACCGAGGCGTGCGACTTCCGCGACTCGCTCGCACCCCTGCAGGCGGCCGGCTACACGGTGCTGGGAATCTCCCGCGATGCGCCCGCGAAGCAGCGGGAGTTCCGTGAGCGCGACGGGCTCACCTACGACCTGTTGAGCGATCCCGACCATGCGGTGCACCTGGCGTACGGCGCCTGGGGCGAGAAGATGAACTACGGCAAGAAGATCGAGGGCGTCATCCGCTCCACCGTCGTCATCGACGAGGACGGCGCGATCGCCCATGCGCTGACGAACGTCAAGGCGACCGGGCACGTCGCCCGGCTGCGGCGACTCCTCGAGGTCTGA
- a CDS encoding histidine kinase, producing the protein MRTTLVERVAAVLLGLEGLGLLLIVGWEIAALVSGDAGLLPTSLALIVLTTIGAAAVLGFGIATWRGASWGRSGGIVAQLLILAVALGAATGSYGQPILAVQLAVPAVIVLVCLVLGVRAAGRRREPAADGAR; encoded by the coding sequence ATGCGGACCACCCTCGTCGAACGCGTCGCCGCGGTGCTGCTCGGCCTGGAGGGGCTGGGCCTGCTGCTCATCGTCGGCTGGGAGATCGCTGCGCTCGTATCGGGGGATGCCGGCTTGCTGCCCACGTCGCTGGCGCTCATCGTGCTGACGACGATCGGCGCCGCGGCCGTGCTCGGCTTCGGCATCGCCACCTGGCGGGGCGCTTCGTGGGGACGATCGGGCGGCATCGTCGCGCAGCTGCTGATCCTTGCGGTGGCGCTCGGCGCGGCGACCGGATCGTACGGTCAGCCCATCCTCGCCGTGCAGCTCGCAGTGCCGGCCGTCATCGTGCTGGTGTGCCTCGTGCTGGGCGTGCGGGCCGCGGGCAGACGCCGCGAACCCGCCGCCGACGGCGCCCGCTGA
- the rsgA gene encoding ribosome small subunit-dependent GTPase A, producing the protein MSWLGDDDDEPEFDESDIRVRPNPKANRPRTKRRPAHADAQVARVLGVDRGRYTVLVDEDGPDEHRVLASRARELRKQAIVNGDRARIVGDISGAEGTLARIVGIEPRTSLLRRSADDTDQVERIIVANADQMLIVVAAADPEPRPRLVDRYLIAALDAGIHPLLVVTKTDLADPADFLANFEGLDDLEVLTSREDRMPVDEIGARLSGHATVFVGHSGVGKSTLVNALVPSAERATGHVNEVTGRGRHTSSSAVSLRYEGEAGRGWVIDTPGVRSFGLGHVNPANILKAFTDLALVAEACPRGCTHRADAPDCAIAEAVADGRLGERGPARLDSLQRLLETFH; encoded by the coding sequence GTGAGCTGGCTCGGCGACGACGACGACGAACCGGAGTTCGACGAGTCCGACATCCGGGTCCGCCCGAATCCCAAAGCCAACCGCCCGCGCACCAAGCGCCGCCCCGCCCATGCCGACGCGCAGGTCGCCCGCGTGCTCGGCGTCGACCGCGGCCGCTACACGGTACTGGTCGACGAAGACGGCCCCGACGAGCATCGCGTGCTCGCCAGTCGCGCGCGCGAGCTGCGCAAGCAGGCGATCGTCAACGGCGACCGGGCCCGCATCGTGGGCGACATCTCAGGCGCCGAGGGCACGCTGGCGCGGATCGTGGGCATCGAGCCGCGCACCTCACTGCTGCGCCGCAGCGCCGACGACACCGACCAGGTCGAGCGCATCATCGTCGCCAACGCCGACCAGATGCTCATCGTCGTGGCCGCCGCCGACCCCGAGCCGCGGCCGCGCCTGGTCGACCGCTATCTCATCGCGGCTCTGGATGCCGGCATCCACCCCCTGCTCGTCGTCACCAAGACCGATCTCGCGGACCCTGCCGACTTCCTCGCGAACTTCGAGGGACTCGACGACCTCGAAGTGCTCACGAGCCGAGAGGACCGGATGCCGGTGGACGAGATCGGCGCGCGCCTGTCCGGCCACGCGACGGTGTTCGTCGGCCACTCGGGCGTGGGCAAGTCCACCCTCGTGAATGCTCTCGTGCCCAGCGCCGAGCGTGCCACCGGGCACGTCAACGAGGTCACCGGGCGCGGACGCCACACCTCCAGCTCGGCGGTGTCGCTGCGCTACGAGGGTGAGGCGGGGCGCGGCTGGGTCATCGACACCCCCGGCGTCCGCTCGTTCGGGCTCGGGCACGTCAATCCCGCCAACATCCTGAAGGCGTTCACGGACCTCGCCCTCGTCGCCGAAGCGTGCCCGCGCGGGTGCACCCACCGGGCCGACGCGCCCGACTGCGCGATCGCCGAGGCCGTCGCCGACGGGCGGCTGGGCGAGCGCGGACCTGCGCGTCTGGACTCGCTGCAACGGCTGCTCGAGACCTTCCACTGA